The Streptomyces sp. NBC_01689 genome includes a window with the following:
- a CDS encoding enoyl-CoA hydratase-related protein: MDILLVASAFNSLSQRLYVELSGHGHRVEVVLATHGPAPVRAALHVMRPGLIVAPMLKTALPEDVWQEHTCLIVHPGPPGDRGPSALDWAVDARTPYSGVTVLQAGAAMDAGAIWAAERFRVPPVGKSDLYRGEVTDAAVRAVLVAVRRFTEGTYKPLPQTDASVNVVWRDAFRQERRRIDWHHDDTETVVHKLRAADSQPGVLDQLVGREVFLHGGYPEDQLRGRPGALLAQRAGAICRATRDGAVWIPELRPRKNSGDPAPFRRPATSVLASFTAGTRTALPQAVLPFDVPASRRTWSDIRYNQHGGVGFLTFSFPGGAMSTQQCRRLLAAYRFALSRPTRVLVLGGKRDFFSNGIHLNVIEAAPDPGRESWANLNAMDDLVEQILLTTDRLVVAAVGGNAAAGGAMLALAADEVWCRTGIVLNPHYRRMGLYGSEYWTYTLPRRVGPGHAERLTAEALPVSAVDAERLGLVDRLVPAAPQEFTAEIERLAVEIVADPGLDRRIAAKAVAHCARERTRSLSDHRNAELARMHAIFFNPRAPYHDLRSAFVRKTPSHSPFPLTRPADLG, encoded by the coding sequence GTGGACATCTTGCTCGTAGCCAGCGCGTTCAACAGCCTTTCGCAGCGTCTGTACGTCGAATTGTCAGGGCACGGACACCGTGTGGAGGTCGTGCTCGCCACTCATGGCCCGGCCCCGGTCCGCGCTGCTCTACACGTTATGCGGCCCGGGCTGATCGTCGCGCCGATGCTGAAGACGGCGCTTCCCGAGGACGTATGGCAGGAGCACACGTGTTTGATCGTCCACCCGGGTCCGCCCGGCGACCGGGGTCCGTCCGCGCTGGACTGGGCCGTGGACGCGCGAACGCCGTACTCGGGTGTGACTGTGCTGCAGGCGGGAGCGGCGATGGATGCGGGCGCGATCTGGGCCGCCGAGCGCTTCCGAGTGCCACCCGTCGGCAAGAGCGACCTGTACCGGGGTGAGGTCACTGACGCTGCGGTAAGAGCCGTCCTTGTGGCGGTACGACGCTTCACAGAAGGCACTTACAAGCCCCTGCCGCAGACAGACGCCTCGGTGAACGTTGTCTGGCGCGATGCCTTCCGGCAGGAGCGGCGCCGTATCGACTGGCATCATGATGACACCGAGACGGTGGTGCACAAGCTTCGCGCCGCCGATTCGCAGCCGGGCGTGCTGGATCAACTCGTCGGCCGGGAGGTGTTCCTCCACGGAGGGTATCCGGAAGACCAGCTGCGCGGTCGCCCTGGTGCACTTCTCGCCCAGCGCGCCGGTGCCATCTGCCGGGCCACCAGGGACGGCGCGGTCTGGATCCCCGAGCTCCGGCCTCGCAAGAACTCGGGCGATCCCGCTCCCTTTCGCCGTCCGGCCACGTCTGTTCTGGCCAGCTTCACCGCAGGCACCCGGACCGCACTGCCGCAAGCCGTCCTTCCCTTCGACGTGCCGGCCAGCCGGCGCACATGGAGCGACATCCGTTACAACCAACACGGCGGTGTCGGCTTCCTGACCTTCTCCTTTCCCGGCGGCGCAATGAGCACCCAGCAGTGCCGGCGACTGCTCGCCGCTTACCGGTTTGCGCTCTCCCGCCCGACCCGCGTCCTCGTCCTCGGCGGCAAGCGAGACTTCTTCTCCAACGGCATCCATCTGAATGTCATCGAAGCCGCCCCCGATCCAGGCCGAGAGTCCTGGGCCAACCTCAACGCCATGGACGACCTCGTCGAACAGATCCTGCTCACCACCGACCGGCTCGTGGTTGCCGCCGTCGGCGGGAACGCTGCTGCCGGCGGCGCCATGCTCGCCCTCGCCGCAGACGAGGTCTGGTGCCGCACCGGCATCGTCCTGAACCCGCACTATCGACGCATGGGCCTGTACGGCTCCGAGTACTGGACGTACACACTGCCCCGGCGGGTCGGCCCCGGACACGCAGAGCGACTCACCGCCGAGGCCCTGCCGGTCAGCGCGGTCGACGCCGAACGGCTCGGCCTTGTGGACCGGCTTGTACCAGCCGCACCGCAGGAGTTCACTGCCGAGATCGAGCGACTCGCCGTCGAGATCGTCGCCGATCCTGGACTGGACCGGCGAATCGCCGCCAAGGCCGTCGCACACTGCGCGAGGGAACGCACACGTTCCCTCTCAGATCATCGAAATGCCGAACTTGCCCGTATGCACGCCATTTTCTTCAACCCCCGCGCGCCCTACCATGACTTGCGCTCCGCCTTCGTTCGCAAGACCCCAAGCCATTCGCCCTTCCCACTCACCAGGCCCGCCGATCTTGGATGA
- a CDS encoding phosphocholine-specific phospholipase C: MSALSRRKLLGAAVTVTGAAALGAATPGVAGAASEEGLKPGKGHEPEHGHGGHTYGDLRDIKHVVVIMQENRSFDHYFGSMKGVRGFGDRATIQLPGGKSVWEQPKTIAVGAETQFPWRLSGAKSWSGNTPPSAELGAANYPGTSHGWTDQHGAWYGGLMNGWYYAKGGPTTLGYLDRKDLPFHSALADAYTVGDAYHCSVLSATGPNRTFLWGGTINADKKHGTFTANDGGDERGKFLPWESYAETLQKAGVSWRVYQCDDDYGDNGAEYFDTFAKLDPSQGGTAAPGNVYYDNGVKNVPEPATGLAGNADNINAAIRADVLNGTLPEVSWVVNNQFFSEHPVTAPSNGAYFLRGVLEALNADPEVFNSTLVILNYDENDGQFDHVAPPVPAPGEGDEFVAGTMAEYGVTEPLPVGLGFRVPLILISPWTRGGWVTSEVSDHTSVIQFVEKWTGALGKPAVSPNISAWRRKVCGDLTGAFDFAKPVYGMPELPKTGDLIPETRYTPLPGDNTMPAQEKGSKPARPLPYQPNANLTGFAGGAAMLEFANEAPFATKAAHFAVYDNTLTAVPTLAQYPAAFPGQYTVAAKHTGTGTGPVGAGAGDTAYDLTVTGPNRFLRRFAGDTAAAGRDLVVEAAYYAGKANGHPKLLLTLRNDGKKPVTFTVRHNHYISGAPHRAHVAPHDKETWTVDAVKLSEGWYDVTVTVDSDSSWSQRFTGHLETGKPSITG, from the coding sequence ATGTCCGCTCTTTCCCGCAGAAAACTCCTGGGCGCCGCCGTCACCGTCACCGGTGCGGCCGCCCTGGGTGCCGCCACCCCCGGCGTCGCCGGTGCGGCGTCCGAGGAGGGCCTCAAGCCGGGCAAGGGCCACGAGCCCGAGCACGGCCACGGCGGCCACACGTACGGCGACCTCCGCGACATCAAACACGTCGTGGTGATCATGCAGGAGAACCGCAGCTTCGACCACTACTTCGGCTCCATGAAGGGCGTGCGCGGCTTCGGTGACCGCGCCACGATCCAGTTGCCCGGTGGCAAGTCCGTCTGGGAGCAGCCGAAGACGATCGCGGTGGGCGCGGAGACGCAGTTCCCGTGGCGGCTGAGCGGCGCCAAGTCCTGGAGCGGCAACACACCGCCGAGCGCAGAGCTCGGCGCGGCCAACTACCCCGGCACCAGCCACGGCTGGACCGACCAGCACGGCGCCTGGTACGGCGGCCTGATGAACGGCTGGTACTACGCCAAGGGCGGCCCGACCACTCTCGGTTACCTGGACCGCAAGGACCTGCCGTTCCACTCCGCCCTCGCCGACGCCTACACGGTCGGCGACGCCTACCACTGCTCCGTGCTCAGCGCGACGGGCCCGAACCGCACCTTCCTGTGGGGCGGCACGATCAACGCGGACAAGAAGCACGGCACGTTCACGGCCAACGACGGCGGTGACGAGCGCGGCAAGTTCCTGCCGTGGGAGTCCTACGCCGAGACGCTGCAGAAGGCGGGCGTCAGCTGGCGCGTCTACCAGTGCGACGACGACTACGGCGACAACGGCGCGGAGTACTTCGACACCTTCGCCAAGCTCGACCCGTCACAGGGCGGCACGGCAGCCCCGGGCAACGTCTACTACGACAACGGTGTCAAGAACGTCCCCGAGCCGGCCACCGGCCTCGCCGGCAACGCCGACAACATCAACGCCGCGATCCGCGCCGACGTACTGAACGGCACGCTGCCCGAGGTCAGCTGGGTCGTCAACAACCAGTTCTTCTCGGAGCACCCGGTCACCGCCCCGAGCAACGGCGCATACTTCCTGCGTGGCGTCCTGGAGGCCCTCAACGCCGACCCCGAGGTCTTCAACTCGACGCTGGTGATCCTCAACTACGACGAGAACGACGGCCAGTTCGACCACGTCGCCCCGCCGGTCCCGGCGCCGGGCGAGGGCGACGAGTTCGTCGCGGGCACCATGGCCGAGTACGGCGTGACCGAGCCGTTGCCGGTCGGCCTCGGCTTCCGGGTGCCCCTCATCCTCATCTCGCCCTGGACCCGCGGCGGCTGGGTGACCTCGGAGGTCTCCGACCATACGTCGGTCATCCAGTTCGTGGAGAAGTGGACCGGCGCGCTCGGCAAGCCCGCCGTCTCCCCCAACATCAGCGCGTGGCGCCGCAAGGTGTGCGGTGACCTCACCGGCGCCTTCGACTTCGCCAAGCCCGTCTACGGGATGCCCGAGCTGCCCAAGACCGGGGACCTGATCCCGGAGACCCGCTACACCCCGCTACCGGGCGACAACACGATGCCCGCCCAGGAGAAGGGAAGCAAGCCGGCCCGCCCGCTGCCCTACCAGCCCAACGCCAACCTGACCGGTTTCGCAGGCGGTGCGGCGATGCTGGAGTTCGCCAACGAGGCGCCGTTCGCCACCAAGGCGGCCCACTTCGCCGTCTACGACAACACGCTGACGGCCGTCCCGACGCTCGCCCAGTACCCGGCCGCCTTTCCGGGCCAGTACACCGTGGCCGCCAAGCACACGGGCACCGGCACCGGCCCCGTCGGCGCCGGCGCCGGCGACACCGCCTACGACCTGACGGTCACGGGCCCGAACCGTTTCCTGCGCCGCTTCGCCGGCGACACCGCCGCCGCGGGCAGGGACCTGGTCGTCGAGGCGGCCTACTACGCGGGTAAGGCCAACGGCCACCCGAAGTTGCTCCTCACCCTGCGCAACGACGGCAAGAAACCGGTGACCTTCACCGTCCGCCACAACCACTACATCTCCGGCGCCCCGCACCGGGCGCACGTCGCCCCGCACGACAAGGAGACCTGGACGGTCGACGCGGTGAAGCTCAGCGAGGGCTGGTACGACGTGACCGTCACGGTCGACAGCGACTCCTCGTGGTCCCAGCGCTTTACCGGCCACCTCGAGACTGGCAAGCCCAGCATCACCGGCTGA
- a CDS encoding ribosome-inactivating family protein — protein MALPRLAYFHLMKRSNMLTQSPLPVLGHGRTNRLLTSIVALILAATAFAFSAGPAKADTPGGQISHLWIDISGGPSSNAVIQYSTFLASIRNAAGHGLGSVYTTQNASTSLIRADINVNGNSLRLWISPHNLYLRGFTNEANETYYFRPDSTEQYNLAEVMQNLSHTAGSGTGLLPPLGSMHQLPYGGDYNDLLSYTGKVNNNPYDRSQMDESFYGSYGLNNSVWNLLYVNSGDIYGSTMARSLLFMIQYTSEASRFNDVEGGMRGVMAGTQNVGIPAAQQELENHWRAISQSLNQAYANQGFSPVYVGPHVGTLNNASDATRYLRMGLGNVLYVNPTEDWWHTEL, from the coding sequence ATGGCACTGCCTCGCCTGGCTTACTTCCATCTGATGAAAAGGAGTAACATGCTAACCCAATCGCCACTCCCAGTGCTGGGTCACGGCAGAACCAACAGGCTGCTCACTTCGATTGTGGCCCTCATTTTGGCTGCAACAGCCTTTGCCTTTTCGGCGGGGCCGGCCAAAGCGGACACGCCAGGTGGTCAAATCTCTCACCTGTGGATAGATATTAGCGGAGGGCCCAGCAGCAACGCTGTCATCCAGTACTCTACGTTTCTGGCCAGCATTCGGAATGCTGCGGGTCATGGTCTGGGCTCGGTGTACACAACGCAGAATGCGTCGACCTCGCTCATCCGGGCGGACATCAACGTGAATGGGAACAGTCTGAGGCTTTGGATTTCCCCCCACAACCTGTATCTTCGCGGATTCACCAATGAGGCCAACGAAACGTACTACTTCAGGCCGGATTCCACGGAGCAGTACAACCTGGCAGAGGTCATGCAAAACCTGAGCCACACGGCAGGCTCGGGCACTGGTCTGCTCCCTCCTCTGGGTTCGATGCACCAACTTCCTTACGGTGGCGACTACAACGATCTGCTGTCGTACACCGGGAAGGTCAATAACAACCCGTACGACAGGTCGCAGATGGATGAGAGCTTCTATGGCTCATACGGACTGAATAACTCGGTCTGGAACCTCTTGTACGTGAATTCAGGAGACATCTACGGATCGACCATGGCTCGTTCACTGCTTTTCATGATCCAATACACTTCCGAAGCGTCCCGCTTCAACGATGTGGAAGGTGGCATGAGAGGCGTGATGGCTGGTACTCAAAATGTGGGAATCCCGGCGGCTCAGCAGGAACTTGAAAACCACTGGAGGGCGATTTCACAGTCCCTGAACCAGGCGTACGCCAACCAGGGGTTCTCACCGGTTTACGTCGGCCCCCACGTCGGCACCCTGAACAATGCCAGTGACGCGACACGCTATCTCAGGATGGGCCTGGGGAATGTTCTCTACGTCAATCCGACCGAGGACTGGTGGCACACAGAACTGTAA
- a CDS encoding winged helix-turn-helix transcriptional regulator — MSALIGSLTDRDSWSEHRCSAARALEVLGTPSNLFVLREAFYGTTYFNDFVRHTPLSAPATAKRLRELVEVGLLRRTPYRAPGQRTRDRYELTGPGQELLIAYFALMEWGDRHATPGTEGGPVRLRHRDCDAPVHVELSCSDGHTLVPSELEVVPAPGLSQSETAD, encoded by the coding sequence ATGTCGGCACTCATTGGCTCGCTGACAGACCGGGACAGCTGGAGCGAACACCGCTGCTCCGCGGCTCGGGCCCTGGAAGTACTCGGAACGCCCTCGAATCTGTTCGTGCTGCGCGAGGCCTTCTACGGCACGACCTACTTCAACGACTTCGTCCGCCACACCCCTCTGAGTGCACCCGCCACGGCTAAGCGGCTGAGAGAGCTCGTCGAGGTCGGACTGCTGCGACGGACCCCCTACCGGGCTCCGGGACAGCGAACACGCGACCGCTACGAACTGACCGGACCTGGCCAGGAGCTCCTGATCGCCTACTTCGCGCTGATGGAGTGGGGCGATCGCCACGCCACCCCGGGAACGGAGGGCGGGCCGGTTCGCTTGCGACACCGGGACTGCGATGCCCCCGTGCACGTGGAACTTTCCTGCTCCGACGGCCATACGCTCGTTCCCAGCGAACTCGAGGTCGTTCCAGCCCCCGGACTGTCGCAGAGTGAGACGGCAGACTGA